In Thermodesulfovibrio aggregans, the following proteins share a genomic window:
- a CDS encoding FmdB family zinc ribbon protein: MPIYEYECKKCGEAFELLVFGNKSVSCPKCGSDQLIKKFSTFAMKGVQKGNSKCASCGASSCSSCK, encoded by the coding sequence ATGCCTATTTATGAGTATGAATGCAAAAAATGTGGAGAGGCTTTTGAACTACTGGTTTTTGGGAATAAAAGTGTTTCATGCCCTAAATGCGGCTCAGACCAACTGATCAAAAAATTTTCCACATTTGCGATGAAGGGAGTACAAAAAGGAAACTCCAAGTGTGCTTCCTGTGGAGCTTCTTCTTG
- a CDS encoding SurA N-terminal domain-containing protein: MIKTLRKNAKYFYFLFFLVIITFVFWGVGTVDKQHSPVVAEVEGQKITAERFWRNYEETRRIYRELFKEKATELEQSLKEKVLEDLINEEVLLYLAKKYEIEVTDKEIQDAIINDPRFQRNGVFQRDIYFQILKLNRITPQQYETSLQREMTIRKTLQTIMLAKDRTDISDEAFLKSFLKAVKSKISIKINKEAIS; encoded by the coding sequence GTGATAAAAACACTCAGAAAAAATGCAAAATACTTTTACTTTCTATTTTTCCTTGTAATTATTACCTTTGTTTTCTGGGGAGTAGGAACTGTAGATAAACAGCATTCTCCCGTAGTAGCAGAAGTAGAAGGACAGAAAATTACAGCAGAAAGATTCTGGAGAAACTATGAAGAGACAAGAAGAATTTACAGAGAATTATTCAAAGAGAAAGCTACAGAGTTAGAACAGAGCCTAAAAGAAAAGGTTCTTGAAGATTTAATTAATGAGGAGGTCTTGCTTTATTTGGCAAAAAAGTATGAAATAGAGGTAACAGATAAAGAAATTCAGGATGCAATCATCAATGACCCGAGATTTCAAAGGAATGGAGTTTTCCAGAGAGATATTTATTTTCAAATTTTAAAACTCAATAGAATAACTCCACAACAATATGAAACTTCACTGCAAAGAGAGATGACAATCAGAAAAACCCTGCAGACTATCATGTTAGCAAAGGATAGAACTGATATATCTGATGAAGCTTTTCTTAAATCATTTTTAAAGGCTGTTAAGTCAAAAATTTCAATAAAAATTAATAAAGAAGCGATTTCATAG